A single Hippocampus zosterae strain Florida chromosome 17, ASM2543408v3, whole genome shotgun sequence DNA region contains:
- the ep300b gene encoding histone acetyltransferase p300 isoform X1, which translates to MADNVLESGPPSAKRPKLSSPALSVSASDGNDFGSLFDLEHDLPDELISSSDLGLTNGGDINQLHTSLGGIGVGGQDAAAKHKQLSELLRTGGPSQQGGPTSNSTGPGASMGRLGGVSISPGAPQGMPPQGQQQQTGLMQQVGMVGGVASLNRATAMMGAQRASNGQQQQGLMAGHVMNGSSRMGYPASAGMGNSSNLLAETLQQQQQAAQQMGAGGQPGIRPQQAGALNKMNMIANAGPYGGPFGQSAGQGLPGAGLSPQLQNKAAMANNMASQLNMEKKVPTGQGMPGMMPQQQQQQQQQPPGIGGAAAAAAGAAQVGLGAAGAGPCTAPPTADPEKRKLIQQQLVLLLHAHKCQRREQANGEVRQCNLPHCRTMKNVLNHMTHCQAGKSCQVAHCASSRQIISHWKNCTRHDCPVCLPLKNAGDKRNQQSLVSSAGLALVNSLGSGVPGGQSNTPNLNPPNQIDPSSIERAYAALGLTYQGNQMQPQPPQANMPNQGMQGQAAMRNLNVMGGNSMGVNGGVQPPNHQASLLPDAMLQNSLNAQSLVNDGVGNLGSMPTAAPPSAAMRKSWHEDITQDLRNHLVHKLVQAIFPTPDPAALKDRRMENLVAYARKVEGDMYESANSRAEYYHLLAEKIYKIQKELEEKRRTRLQKQGMMPGQPGLASSGLASSALASSGFPQGPLGLGQPPMAPGQPPNGPHADPSMIRAGGPNQMANRMQSPAGMNQFGSMGMQSMGQRSTPPLSLSAPMNQMAMGSARMGQPNATQLQNQYLPPGQFPGTSPGLGSGPVGVNQPGSQASVPLQNQMSTPPSLPAGSPSAQSATPAPSSAASCGPMGTSGVCGTGPLPNLPPSSASNQPNAFPHCPPMRTNSPSPARSLTPQPHQTTPALPRSQTPRPPTPSTPQLPPQNQQQASQPQQHPSGQVGSSEKAHQLPPQTLGGAATSAPQPAQASLVPIQNAHVPLQLPPTPQLSPKLPVTTDGQVSSPASVSSSTDPSSQLAPQEGPAPVQEDIKMDLKKQEEEEEEGDETQGDGKSLGKTGKVEPDDKAEEKLEIKKENSSQDGCKAEAMETSSSSASSSVEIGEDKKPEVKKEPKEQDEASAGSPASTQSKKKIFKPEELRQALMPTLEALYRQDPESLPFRQPVDPQLLGIPVRIRTSNKTNLDYFDIVKNPMDLSTIKRKLDTGQYQEPWQYVEDIWLMFNNAWLYNRKTSRVYKYCSKLAEVFETEIDPVMQSLGYCCGRKFEFSPQTLCCYGKQLCTIQRDAAYFSYQNSSPKYGLLADRYHFCEKCFNEIQGESVSLGDDPSQPQTSINKDQFQRKKNDTLDPELLVECGDCGRKMHQICVLHNETIWPSGFVCDNCLKMANKTRKENKYAAKRLPQTKLGSYLESRVNDYIKRQNHPEAGEVTIRVVHVSDKVVEVKPGMKSRFVDSGEMSESFPYRMKALFAFEDVDGADVCFFGMHVQEYGSDCPPPNQRRVYISYLDSVHFFKPRHLRTAVYHEILLGYLEYAKRLGFTTGHIWACPPSEGDDYIFHCHPPDQKIPKPKRLQEWYKRMLDKAVSERIVHDYKDIFKQATEDRLTSAKELPYFEGDFWPNVLEESIKELEQEEEERKREENSTCNESTDATKGDSKNAKKKNNKKTSKNKSSMSRANKKKPGMPNVSNDLSQKLYATMEKHKEVFFVIRLIAGPTANSLPPITDPDPLMACDLMDGRDAFLTLARDKHLEFSSLRRSMWSSMCMLVELHNQSQDRFVYTCNECKHHVETRFHCTVCEDYDLCITCYNVKGHEHKMDKLGLGLDDDSNNQAAASTQSPGDSRRLSIQRCIQSLVHACQCRNANCSLPSCQKMKRVVQHTKSCKRKTNGGCPICKQLIALCCYHAKHCQENKCPVPFCLNIKQKLRQQQLQHRLQQAQMLRRRMASMQRAGQPAGGQPGGPAMGLPSPGANGVAAPTTPTSVGTQPPTPQTPTPTAPAVPQPGSAQQVPQAGAVPPQHHQFQQMPGGGGAGGVMNSPQHQHQMAQQQSAAGSNHQQLHQHPANMPAFASRPPGSSPIHQSQGKPTLGSATPPRQQPNCPVMGGNIGGQPPNQPQGQPALPQQQPSGPPPAAVEIAMKIQRVADAQRKMALQRQAAAGLLPPHPHHQQGQGQQMAMGHPGTGGAVGPQGMPPPNQAAMQSARAHMEQQQQQQQQNAAAGMMVGAGGPMLQHQQQQQQGNIPQGQIPSQVQLQQQRMGAPLQNPQQQQWAGQGVAPQQRQTMMNQMGHQVLMVAQQQQQQQQQQQQQMQQQQQQAQSHTAMMTMAQQQQQQQQQQQQQQQPQGVAGAVLPGAAGAGSNITQAALQDLLRTLRSPSSPLQQQQVLNILRSNPQLMAAFIKQRASKYKGGPGATGGPVGNVMAGGGPQVNMNAAGAGQSAMHMGSQGGANMAAMAQLQQQQMQQQQIQQQRPLLGGLQQQQVAALQQQQQQQQQAGGRGLQGQGSQMANLNNPQFRELLMRRHLQQQQQQQQQQQMGLNHGQFQQPQPPQGQGYMGQPGMQPPPVGQGPPGGPQQPGGPLGQQGPGYPGSAQQQVAAALQQRLQHQHHLQMQQQQQNAMAGLPGGDSGSGGGGGGVGPPQAPQGPQTSQNGPPPSQALLQQALHQRLLQQQQQHLGAGGSPAQHSNPMSPQQPPQMAQSPHPHLQGQTLPTSLANQVRSPQPSPRPQSQPPHSSPSPRMQPQPSPHHISPQMQTGSPHPGHLNQHHPGMVVPQQQQQQQPPSSQQQQQQQSSLEQFGSEQSAMLSQLSGMAALHGQGGNGQDPLGQNITHNPLDIM; encoded by the exons ATGGCCGATAATGTCCTGGAGTCCGGCCCGCCTTCAGCAAAGAGGCCAAAGCTGTCCTCTCCAGCGCTCTCCGTGTCTGCAAGTGATGGAAACG ATTTTGGTTCACTCTTTGACCTCGAGCATGACCTCCCAGACGAACTCATCAGCTCGTCAGACCTGGGGCTGACCAATGGAGGGGACATCAACCAACTCCATACTAGTCTCGGCGGAATTGGGGTGGGAGGCCAGGATGCTGctgcaaaacacaaacagttgTCTGAACTTTTGCGTACTGGCGGACCATCGCAGCAAGGCGGCCCCACTTCCAACAGTACCGGACCAGGGGCTTCCATGGGCAGACTGGGAGGTGTCAGCATCTCCCCTGGTGCACCTCAGGGCATGCCTCCCCAGGGCCAGCAGCAACAAACCGGACTAATGCAGCAAGTTGGGATGGTCGGAGGGGTGGCATCGCTGAATCGGGCAACTGCTATGATGGGTGCCCAGAGAGCCAGCAATGGACAGCAACAGCAAGGCCTGATGGCGGGTCACGTGATGAACGGCTCGTCAAGAATGGGTTACCCCGCCAGTGCAGGCATGGGTAACAGCAGTAATCTTTTAGCCGAAACgctacagcagcagcagcaggccgcTCAGCAAATGGGTGCCGGTGGTCAGCCAGGGATACGACCGCAGCAAGCGGGAGCACTGAACAAG ATGAACATGATTGCCAATGCGGGCCCCTATGGTGGTCCGTTTGGTCAGTCTGCTGGCCAGGGCCTGCCTGGAGCAGGGCTGAGCCCACAACTCCAGAATAAGGCCGCAATGGCCAACAATATGGCCAGCCAGTTGAACATGGAAAAGAAGGTGCCGACGGGTCAAGGCATGCCTGGAATG AtgcctcagcagcagcagcagcagcagcagcaaccccCAGGCATCGGCGGagctgctgcggcggcggcgggagcaGCTCAGGTGGGACTGGGCGCCGCGGGGGCTGGTCCCTGCACGGCGCCCCCTACAGCAGACCCGGAGAAGCGGAAGCTTATTCAACAGCAGCTGGTCCTCCTGCTCCACGCGCACAAGTGCCAGCGAAGGGAGCAAGCCAATGGGGAAGTGAGGCAGTGCAACCTTCCTCACTGTCGCACCATGAAGAACGTCCTCAACCACATGACTCATTGCCAAGCTGGCAAATCCTGCCAGG TGGCGCATTGTGCCTCATCGAGACAGATCATCTCGCATTGGAAGAATTGCACGAGACATGACTGTCCTGTGTGCCTGCCTTTGAAAAACGCCGGAGACAAGAGGAACCAGCAAT CTCTTGTCAGTAGTGCGGGGCTGGCTTTGGTGAACTCTTTAGGTTCAGGAGTACCGGGTGGCCAGTCCAATACTCCAAATCTGAACCCACCAAATCAAATCGACCCCAGCTCCATCGAGAGGGCCTACGCCGCGCTTGGTCTGACCTACCAGGGCAACCAGATGCAACCGCAGCCGCCCCAGGCCAACATGCCGAACCAGGGGATGCAGGGGCAAGCCGCCATGCGGAATCTGAATGTCATGG GAGGAAACTCGATGGGAGTGAATGGTGGAGTGCAGCCCCCCAACCATCAGGCGTCCCTGCTACCAGATGCTATGTTGCAAAATAGTCTAAACGCGCAGAG TTTGGTCAACGATGGTGTGGGGAACTTGGGATCCATGCCCACTGCAGCTCCTCCCTCGGCAGCCATGAGGAAGTCTTGGCATGAAGACATCACGCAAGACCTGCGCAACCACCTCGTGCACAAGCT TGTGCAAGCCATCTTTCCCACTCCTGACCCAGCTGCTCTGAAGGACCGGCGAATGGAAAATCTGGTGGCGTACGCTCGAAAAGTAGAGGGGGACATGTATGAGTCGGCCAACAGTCGG GCGGAGTACTACCACCTTCTGGCAGAAAAGATCTACAAGATCCAAAAGGAGCTTGAGGAGAAGAGGAGGACGCGTCTCCAAAAGCAGGGAATGATGCCGGGGCAACCTGGCTTGGCGTCTTCGGGCTTGGCGTCCTCGGCTTTGGCCTCTTCGGGCTTCCCGCAGGGGCCACTCGGCCTGGGTCAGCCCCCCATGGCCCCGGGGCAACCTCCAA ATGGTCCTCACGCTGATCCGTCCATGATCCGAGCCGGAGGACCAAATCAGATGGCCAATAGGATGCAGAGCCCAGCAG GAATGAACCAGTTTGGCTCGATGGGGATGCAGTCAATGGGTCAAAGGTCGACACCTCCGCTTTCACTCAGTGCTCCGATGAACCAG ATGGCTATGGGGTCAGCAAGGATGGGTCAACCAAATGCCACACAGCTACAGAACCAGTACCTCCCACCAGGCCAATTTCCCGGGACCAGTCCAGGTCTTGGTTCTGGTCCCGTTGGTGTGAACCAGCCAGGATCACAGGCTTCTGTGCCGCTG CAGAACCAGATGTCAACCCCACCGTCACTACCAGCCGGCAGCCCTTCGGCTCAGTCCGCCACCCCCGCCCCGAGCTCGGCGGCCTCCTGTGGCCCAATGGGAACGAGCGGTGTCTGCGGTACAGGCCCGCTGCCCAACTTGCCTCCGTCCTCCGCGTCCAACCAGCCCAACGCATTTCCTCACTGCCCGCCCATGCGAACAAACTCTCCTTCACCAGCACGCAGCTTAACGCCTCAACCTCATCAGACAACTCCCGCGTTACCTCGTTCTCAGACGCCGCGCCCGCCCACCCCCAGCACGCCCCAGCTGCCTCCTCAGAATCAACAGCAAGCGTCTCAGCCGCAGCAACACCCGTCGGGGCAGGTGGGGAGCTCCGAGAAGGCTCATCAGCTTCCGCCGCAGACTCTTGGGGGTGCCGCTACCTCAGCCCCCCAGCCAGCTCAGGCTTCTTTGGTGCCTATTCAAAATGCACACGTGCCACTACAGCTGCCACCAACTCCA CAGCTGTCTCCTAAGCTTCCTGTCACAACGGATGGTCAGGTGTCTTCACCAGCCTCGGTCAGCAGCAGCACTGATCCAAGTTCCCAGCTCGCCCCGCAGGAAGGTCCCGCTCCCGTCCAAGAGGATATCAAAATGGATCTGAAAaaacaggaagaagaagaggaagaaggagaTGAAACCCAAGGAGACGGCAAATCTCTGGGGAAGACGGGCAAAGTCGAGCCTGACGATAAAGCCGAGGAGAAGCTCGAG ATCAAGAAAGAGAACTCCTCCCAAGACGGATGCAAAGCAGAGGCCATGGAGACCTCGTCATCCTCTGCGTCTTCGTCGGTGGAAATTGGAGAAGATAAGAAGCCGGAGGTGAAAAAAGAGCCCAAAGAGCAAGACGAGGCATCTGCGGGCTCCCCGGCCAGCACTCAGAGCAAGAAGAAAA TTTTCAAGCCTGAGGAGCTGCGTCAGGCTCTGATGCCCACCTTGGAGGCTTTGTACCGGCAGGACCCCGAGTCCCTCCCCTTCCGTCAGCCGGTGGACCCCCAGTTACTGGGAATACCCGTACGTATTCGAACTAGTAACAAAACTAACCTG GATTACTTTGACATCGTGAAGAACCCCATGGACCTGTCAACCATCAAGCGCAAACTGGACACCGGACAGTACCAAGAGCCGTGGCAGTACGTGGAAGATATCTGGCTGATGTTCAACAATGCCTGGTTGTACAACCGCAAGACCTCCCGCGTCTACAAGTACTGCTCCAAACTGGCTGAGGTGTTTGAGACCGAGATCGATCCCGTCATGCAGAGCCTCGGATATTGCTGTGGAAGGAAG TTTGAGTTTTCCCCCCAAACGCTGTGCTGCTACGGAAAACAGTTATGCACGATCCAACGCGATGCTGCTTATTTTAGCTACCAGAACAG TTCACCAAAATATGGGCTTCTTGCTGACAGGTACCACTTCTGTGAGAAGTGTTTCAACGAAATCCAGGGCGAGAGTGTCTCCCTGGGCGACGACCCCTCCCAGCCCCAGAC GTCCATCAACAAAGACCAATTCCAGCGAAAGAAGAATGACACTCTTGACCCCGAGTT GCTTGTGGAATGCGGCGACTGCGGTCGTAAAATGCACCAGATCTGCGTCCTGCATAATGAAACCATTTGGCCTTCAGG ATTTGTCTGCGACAACTGCCTCAAGATGGCCAATAAGACACGGAAAGAGAACAAATATGCAGCTAAAA gGCTTCCTCAGACCAAGCTGGGGAGCTATTTGGAGTCGCGAGTCAATGACTACATCAAACGGCAGAACCACCCTGAGGCCGGCGAGGTCACCATCCGTGTGGTCCACGTCTCCGACAAGGTGGTGGAGGTCAAACCGGGCATGAAGTCCAG GTTTGTGGACAGCGGGGAGATGTCAGAGTCTTTCCCGTACAGGATGAAAGCCTTATTTGCATTCGAGGACGTCGACGGAGCGGATGTGTGTTTTTTCGGAATGCATGTCCAAGAGTACGGCTCTGACTGCCCACCTCCCAACCAGAGACGAGTGTATATCTCCTACCTGGACAGCGTTCACTTTTTCAAACCCCGACACCTCAGGACCGCCGTCTATCATGAGATCTTGCTTGGTTACCTGGAATATGCAAAGAGGCTCGG gttTACAACAGGCCATATATGGGCGTGTCCTCCAAGCGAGGGCGATGATTACATCTTCCATTGCCACCCACCGGACCAGAAGATCCCCAAACCAAAAAGGCTGCAGGAGTGGTACAAGAGGATGCTGGACAAGGCGGTGTCCGAGCGCATAGTTCACGACTACAAG GACATCTTTAAACAGGCAACGGAGGACCGCCTGACCAGCGCCAAGGAGCTGCCGTACTTCGAGGGGGACTTCTGGCCCAACGTCCTGGAGGAGAGTATCAAAGAgctggagcaggaggaggaggaaaggaagAGGGAGGAGAACAGTACCTGCAACGAGAGTACCGAC GCCACGAAAGGCGACAGCAAGAACGCCAAAAAGAAGAACAATAAAAAGACGAGCAAGAACAAGAGCAGCATGAGCCGAGCCAACAAGAAGAAGCCGGGAATGCCCAACGTGTCCAACGACCTGTCCCAGAAACTCTACGCCACCATGGAGAAACATAAGGAG GTCTTCTTCGTCATCCGGCTCATCGCCGGCCCGACGGCCAACTCGCTGCCCCCCATCACGGACCCCGACCCCCTGATGGCCTGCGACCTGATGGACGGCCGCGACGCCTTCCTGACGCTGGCGAGGGACAAGCATCTGGAGTTCAGTTCTCTCAGGCGATCCATGTGGAGTTCCATGTGTATGTTGGTGGAGCTCCACAACCAGAGCCAGGACCGTTTCGTCTACACTTGCAACGAGTGTAAACACCACGTGGAGACGCGCTTCCACTGCACCGTTTGTGAG GACTATGACTTGTGCATCACCTGCTATAACGTCAAAGGCCACGAGCACAAAATGGACAAGCTGGGACTCGGACTGGATGACGACAGCAACAACCAGGCGGCGGCGTCCACCCAGAGTCCGGGAGACTCTCGGCGCCTGAGCATCCAGCGCTGCATCCAGTCGCTGGTCCACGCGTGCCAGTGCCGCAACGCCAACTGCTCGCTGCCGTCGTGCCAGAAGATGAAACGTGTGGTTCAGCACACCAAAAGCTGCAAGCGCAAGACCAACGGCGGCTGTCCCATTTGCAAACAGCTCATCGCGCTGTGCTGCTACCACGCCAAACACTGCCAGGAGAACAAATGTCCCGTGCCCTTCTGCCTCAACATCAAGCAAAAGCTGCGGCAGCAGCAACTCCAGCATCGGCTCCAACAGGCGCAGATGTTAAGGCGCAGGATGGCCAGCATGCAGAGGGCGGGGCAGCCCGCCGGGGGTCAACCGGGAGGGCCCGCCATGGGACTGCCGTCGCCGGGCGCCAATGGCGTCGCCGCGCCCACTACGCCCACATCCGTCGGGACTCAACCTCCGACTCCTCAGACGCCAACTCCGACCGCGCCCGCCGTCCCGCAACCGGGATCGGCTCAACAAGTTCCTCAAGCGGGCGCCGTGCCGCCGCAGCACCACCAGTTTCAGCAGATGCCCGGTGGAGGAGGCGCCGGGGGCGTAATGAACTCCCCCCAACATCAGCACCAGATGGCGCAGCAGCAAAGCGCAGCAGGAAGCAACCATCAGCAACTCCACCAGCACCCCGCTAACATGCCCGCGTTTGCGAGCAGGCCGCCCGGCTCTTCCCCGATCCACCAATCCCAGGGAAAACCAACTCTGGGATCGGCGACCCCGCCTCGGCAACAACCCAATTGCCCCGTCATGGGTGGAAATATCGGGGGTCAACCTCCCAACCAGCCCCAAGGCCAACCCGCCCTTCCACAGCAGCAGCCTTCCGGCCCTCCGCCGGCCGCGGTCGAAATCGCGATGAAGATCCAGAGGGTGGCCGACGCCCAGAGGAAGATGGCGCTCCAGAGACAGGCGGCCGCGGGCCTGctgccccctcacccccatcaTCAACAGGGGCAAGGTCAGCAGATGGCTATGGGGCACCCGGGGACCGGAGGGGCGGTGGGACCCCAGGGCATGCCGCCACCAAACCAAGCTGCAATGCAATCAGCTCGGGCTCAcatggagcagcagcagcagcagcagcagcagaacgcTGCGGCGGGGATGATGGTTGGCGCCGGCGGGCCCATGCTACAGCatcagcaacagcaacagcaagggAACATTCCACAGGGACAGATCCCGTCTCAAGTTCAACTTCAACAGCAGAGGATGGGCGCCCCGCTTCAAAACCCGCAGCAACAGCAGTGGGCGGGCCAGGGCGTTGCACCCCAGCAAAGGCAGACCATGATGAACCAAATGGGCCATCAGGTGTTGATGGTagcacagcagcagcaacaacaacaacaacaacaacaacaacaaatgcagcagcagcaacagcaagctCAGAGCCATACCGCCATGATGACTATggcgcagcagcaacaacaacaacaacaacaacaacaacagcagcagcagccacaaGGTGTCGCTGGTGCAGTGCTTCCAGGAGCCGCCGGTGCAGGTAGTAACATCACCCAGGCCGCCCTGCAGGATCTTTTACGCACTCTGCGCTCGCCCAGCTCGCCGCTCCAGCAGCAGCAAGTCCTCAACATCCTGCGCTCCAATCCCCAACTCATGGCCGCGTTTATCAAACAGAGGGCCTCAAAGTACAAGGGAGGTCCCGGAGCCACCGGCGGGCCTGTCGGGAATGTTATGGCGGGCGGTGGGCCACAGGTGAACATGAACGCAGCCGGCGCGGGCCAGTCGGCGATGCACATGGGAAGCCAAGGAGGGGCGAACATGGCCGCCATGGCTCAGCTGCAGCAACAACAGATGCAACAGCAGCAAATTCAACAACAGAGACCGCTGCTAGGCGGCTTACAGCAGCAGCAAGTTGCAgctctccagcagcagcagcagcagcagcagcaagccgGCGGAAGAGGACTGCAGGGGCAGGGGTCGCAAATGGCCAATCTGAACAATCCCCAATTTCGAGAGCTGCTCATGAGGAGACatcttcagcagcagcagcagcaacagcagcaacagcaaatggGCCTCAATCACGGTCAGTTTCAGCAGCCCCAACCTCCCCAGGGCCAGGGTTACATGGGCCAGCCTGGGATGCAGCCACCCCCAGTGGGACAGGGCCCCCCGGGAGGTCCTCAGCAACCTGGGGGTCCCCTCGGCCAGCAGGGTCCGGGTTACCCCGGCTCGGCCCAGCAACAGGTCGCGGCCGCGCTCCAGCAGCGGCTCCAGCACCAACACCACCTTcagatgcagcagcagcagcagaacgcCATGGCCGGCCTACCCGGGGGCGATTCGGGgtccggcggcggcggtggtggcgtGGGACCGCCGCAGGCGCCCCAGGGCCCTCAGACCAGCCAAAACGGGCCCCCGCCTTCTCAGGCCCTCCTTCAGCAGGCCCTCCACCAGAGACTgctgcaacagcagcagcaacatctCGGCGCCGGGGGCTCGCCGGCGCAGCACAGCAATCCCATGAGCCCGCAGCAGCCCCCCCAGATGGCCCAgtctccccacccccacttgCAAGGCCAGACGCTGCCCACCTCCCTGGCCAACCAGGTGCGCTCCCCCCAGCCTTCCCCCAGACCCCAGTCGCAGCCGCCGCACTCGAGCCCGTCGCCGCGCATGCAGCCGCAGCCGTCCCCTCATCACATATCGCCCCAGATGCAGACGGGCTCCCCCCACCCGGGCCATCTCAACCAGCACCACCCAGGCATGGTGGtcccacagcagcagcagcagcagcagccgccttcgtcccagcagcagcagcagcaacagagcTCCCTGGAACAGTTTGGCTCGGAGCAGAGTGCCATGTTATCGCAGCTGAGTGGCATGGCGGCTCTGCATGGGCAGGGGGGCAACGGCCAGGACCCGCTGGGCCAGAACATCACTCACAACCCTTTAGACATCATGTAG